The sequence TAGCAACGACATGGAATGTGTGATGTGAGGTGGGAGGGTGAACGATGCATCGTCGGCGCAAGGGCTGGGCGGGCCACACGCGACTTGTCGTGCGCCCGGACGCGGAACCAGACGCGGAGCCACTTTATCCGTTTTGGGCAATCTGTTGATCGGACAGAGTTCTCTGTGGCCTGTAGCTCGGTGATCGAGGCAGCTGCACCACGAGATCTGAAACCAGCTCAGAGTAATTGAGCCAAATTTTGCATTATATAAGCTTTACATATGAGCATCATTCATTGTAGATTCCAATTTTTGAGCAGACTGATCAGTGGGGAGGGTACAAATCCCCTCACCAACCAGGCTGGGCGTACACCGATTGTATAAAGCTGTGGTCATTTATCCCCGCAGCCTGCATTGTTTTACGATTTGTACCCTAGTGCTCAATTGTCATAAGAGTATATGTGCTGAGCTGTATAGTATTTTTTTCTGCCTTTTATTGATAATATACTCGTAGCTCTAACGTCGTTGATGAGTCGGGTAATCTATGAGGAACAGTGAGGCAGGGATAAGCTCCACTATCAGCTTGGTGTCTTCTGAAAAGTGAGTAGACCAGTCATCAggtgtcttttctctcttgaATCTTTTCAGAATTAAAACTATAGTCCATCGACTTCAGCACGATAGGTAGTACCAGCAGGGACAGTCTCTTAGTCAATTTAATACACAAGCGGGGACCTCTCGTTGCCGGGGACAGTGGAATAAACAAACCCAACCAAACTGATCCGGCGCCCACTTtgccccaaaaaaagaaacggcCTCAGCATTTAGCTCTTGTCTCTCTCCTGCTCTGTTCatttttttggcttctcCCTTCGCTCATCCCCTCACCTCGGATGGTTGAGCCTCTCAGACTCTATTTTCAATCCtttctcaatctccttcctGTGATCTCTTCGGAACAGCTCTCTCCTCAACCATCAGCTTTGACCTATAGTGGGGTCTCAGAGTGTTCAGATCCATTTCCATTCCAGGACGCACCAGCCCTTGTCCTCTTCCATCCAGGGCCCCAGTTGGACATTCTCAATCTCGATCTCCACATCGGTAGCTTCTGCCAGAGTAGCTCAAGTTTTTCCGAACCCTTCCTTTCGACATCATGGACTACACGATGGAGGACACCCAAAATGCTGTGCCCGAGACCCTCGAGGCTACCAAGCTGAACGGTGCCGGACAGCGCAACGAGACACAGAGCGTGACCAAGCGGTAAGTAGCTTCCTACATCCTTGATTGGATTCCAGCGTCGAAAAACGGTATCATAGACTAATCAtgcatcttctccatgtGAAGCTTACAAGCTGAGCTCATGCAGCTGATGATGTCGCCCTCGCCTGGTATCTCTGCATTCCCCAACGCCGACGGCAACCTGCTCTCCTGGACAGCCACTATCACCGGTCCAACCGAGACTCCCTACGAGGGCTTGACTCTCAAGCTCACCTTCGACTTCCCCAATAACTACCCCTATTCTCCACCAACCGTCCTCTTCAAGACACCAATCTATCACCCCAACGTCGACTTTTCCGGTCGCATCTGTCTGGACATCCTCAAGGATAAATGGAGTGCTGTGTATAACGTGCAGACTGTGCTTCTAAGCTTGCAAAGCCTCTTGGGCGAACCCAACAAGTAAGTCTTCAGTCCTGGATCGTCGTTCAGAGTCCCCGCCGGTTCGCAAAGGAGTCCACAACTGACATGGAATGCTAGTGCGAGCCCACTCAACGCACAAGCCGCAGAGCTTTGGGATTCTGACCAAGCCGAGTTCAAGAAGCAAGTCTTGAATCGCCACCGTGACCTGGATGACGAGTAAAGGCACGGGTAGTCGCTTTTGTTGTTCCCCACGTTCTTGCTGCATTAATGGCGGTCGAGGAAATAGGGTCAGGAGGTTCCCCGGCTGGGCGGCCTGGTATCGACCTggtttgcttttcttcttttcatggGTATGGATTTTAGGCACGGGGCCGGTGTTGCACGTGCATAATAGCCTTTGTTCTTTGAGCAGGCTCggtgtttttc comes from Penicillium oxalicum strain HP7-1 chromosome I, whole genome shotgun sequence and encodes:
- a CDS encoding Ubiquitin-conjugating enzyme, which translates into the protein MDYTMEDTQNAVPETLEATKLNGAGQRNETQSVTKRLQAELMQLMMSPSPGISAFPNADGNLLSWTATITGPTETPYEGLTLKLTFDFPNNYPYSPPTVLFKTPIYHPNVDFSGRICLDILKDKWSAVYNVQTVLLSLQSLLGEPNNASPLNAQAAELWDSDQAEFKKQVLNRHRDLDDE